From Anaerohalosphaera lusitana, one genomic window encodes:
- the ald gene encoding alanine dehydrogenase: MKIGTVKEIKTRECRVGLTPQCVKAYTTRGHQLFVQTGSGLGTGFTDEQYTAAGATILPTAKEVFDACDMIVKVKEPLPEEYDLFHPGQILYTYLHLAASKELTDALLERKIKAVAYETIETADGSLPCLKPMSEIAGRLSIQEGAKYLEKTYGGRGILLGGVPGVARGKVAILGGGIAGTNACKMAVGLGADVTVLDINPDRMVYLDDIFSTHITTLYSNDHNIEHVLKESDLVIGAVLIPGAKAPKLIKKQHLKMMKPGSVFVDIAVDQGGSAETTRPTTHDEPIYVIDDVVHYCVANMPGAVALSSTIALTSVTLPYGLKIAEQGLESACRQSQPLAKGVNVYLGKCVYEPVAQDHGLKYTPLGEVLE, from the coding sequence ATGAAGATCGGAACCGTCAAAGAGATCAAAACACGTGAATGTCGCGTCGGCCTCACACCGCAGTGCGTAAAAGCCTACACCACCCGAGGCCACCAGCTCTTCGTACAGACCGGCTCGGGTCTGGGCACAGGCTTTACCGACGAACAATACACCGCAGCGGGCGCAACTATCCTCCCCACCGCCAAAGAAGTCTTCGACGCCTGCGACATGATCGTCAAGGTCAAAGAACCCCTGCCCGAAGAATACGACCTCTTCCACCCAGGCCAGATCCTCTACACCTACCTGCACCTCGCAGCCTCAAAAGAACTTACCGACGCCCTGCTTGAGCGAAAAATAAAGGCCGTCGCCTACGAAACCATCGAAACCGCCGACGGTTCACTGCCCTGTCTCAAGCCCATGTCCGAGATCGCAGGCCGACTTTCCATCCAGGAAGGCGCAAAATACCTCGAAAAAACCTACGGCGGACGCGGCATCCTCCTAGGCGGCGTCCCGGGCGTCGCAAGAGGCAAAGTCGCCATCCTCGGCGGAGGCATCGCCGGCACAAACGCATGCAAAATGGCTGTCGGCCTCGGCGCTGATGTCACCGTCCTCGACATTAACCCCGACCGCATGGTCTACCTCGACGACATCTTCTCAACCCACATCACAACCCTCTACAGCAACGACCACAACATCGAACACGTCCTCAAAGAATCCGACCTCGTCATCGGAGCTGTCCTCATCCCCGGCGCAAAGGCCCCCAAACTCATCAAAAAACAGCACCTCAAGATGATGAAACCCGGCTCAGTATTCGTCGACATCGCCGTCGACCAGGGCGGCTCCGCCGAGACAACCCGTCCAACCACTCACGACGAACCCATCTACGTCATCGACGACGTCGTCCACTACTGCGTAGCAAATATGCCCGGCGCTGTAGCTCTTTCCTCGACAATTGCCCTGACATCTGTTACACTCCCCTACGGCCTTAAAATAGCGGAACAAGGCCTCGAAAGTGCCTGCCGCCAGTCGCAGCCGCTGGCAAAAGGCGTAAACGTCTACCTGGGCAAATGTGTCTACGAGCCTGTCGCACAGGACCACGGGCTCAAATACACTCCGCTCGGGGAAGTTCTGGAGTAA
- a CDS encoding Lrp/AsnC family transcriptional regulator, whose amino-acid sequence MQPDKTDWQIIEILSKQHIPNNQIARQLGVSEGTVRRRIKALQDAGVMRVRALLDPDVLKDKQLAIILASVKESKLLKEKATEVSKLQNVNSVAIISGAYDLLIEVIVSSNRGMITFLTEQLSTVKGIEKTETHVVMKSYGKYI is encoded by the coding sequence ATGCAGCCGGACAAGACCGATTGGCAGATAATCGAAATTCTTTCTAAACAGCACATTCCGAACAATCAGATCGCCCGGCAGCTCGGCGTATCAGAAGGAACCGTCAGGCGGCGCATCAAGGCGCTCCAGGACGCTGGCGTAATGCGAGTAAGAGCACTTCTCGACCCCGATGTCCTCAAAGACAAACAGCTCGCCATCATCCTGGCATCCGTAAAAGAATCGAAATTGCTCAAAGAAAAGGCCACTGAAGTCTCTAAACTGCAAAACGTCAACTCCGTCGCCATAATATCCGGCGCTTACGACCTGCTCATAGAAGTCATTGTCTCTTCCAACCGCGGAATGATCACCTTCCTCACCGAGCAGTTGTCCACCGTCAAGGGTATCGAAAAGACTGAAACCCACGTCGTAATGAAAAGCTACGGCAAGTATATATGA
- a CDS encoding M60 family metallopeptidase → MRTLKVLLALIVIAVTAPSYAADPFQATDDIFITTPNTAKTCYVLLNEAQAFPDTTVTLVSFDSTSSQGGSVTGNGDGTVTYTPPTSFAGRDSFTYTSTDGLTNSTATVTINVNQTFNGDTARNQILNGVTSLANPSGPGYMVSYGQTAYSISHYNTDRRNPQIAASTIGQGRVIALPDHQWLNMDSYGSDTSTGNFYRNGLEWLAGTTNKNIKIVVTSSTGAATWIQQQGYTNVVQSSDFQNQLSDADVLVGWLGSGISNANCQAVIDFVANGGGLFICDYGIGYDWWWGKAIPDAPGNRVCRHAGIGFKNSWPGGSLPINRSSGQTDSDDVINILAGSGSYTTTDRDIAGTVLDGIYNTVASDDALVARMDYEFYERIQTINPSPSSPVSDEFEKALLKRECQILLDTPVEETVAHRTAQACYGTIPADAQRVTKTLSFSVTEEGRDIRGNDSGIWLSTGLYAVPGEIVTVSTSDPITNLGMGIKINGDWNNVSDRGSYLRMPFGTSRDYALNQSSILTANPFGGIIYITIPRNTVPGDFDITIENAIEAPYFIQGVHTNEDWLNEIRNKPAPFAELVSDNMIISLSKDKVTNLEDPEALMEFWEQGLTAQDDLAGLTGNRTRQTRMYSMIQTAWGSGYAGYPIGAWNWDFANLQSLEQGYCWGQYHETGHLHQSGYWTDGRTGEVTVNIFSMVGIEAACDSGQAGTGWSRMWDTDSRVDEYRNARLAGGFDEVGVGTRLVMYAQLRFAFGWDAFKQTFQTYHDDQQNASWKLPTNDQEEWDQFMTRFSRVVGFDLSPFFINWDFGVSQTAINSLSDLPAWNMVETKPDSATVTQGKSVVLPDVAANDYSFDGTLNVTGYEDPANGTVTDNGDGTFTYTPDPGFEGQETLTYIIENGYNNQFRESVQITVNTVESALLGHWPLDANGWDYSQYGNDATLNGTYYVGGLLKYSIKCDGYNDYLDVGTGPSISGYNDFTVSAWIKTRALQDQVIVQQRDSGYNGQYVCKVESNGTLTFYVYGDYGYQFDFYSAERVNDYSWHHVAFVREGENGYIYTDGVLTASASGSIKPLDSNIGTYIGADVRDGVDYFNGNIDDVAIWEMALGETDIQNIYEKGMAGKTFRYQTSGEQGFKDLAIFSANWLDTNCRYCNGANLDWDSDVDFDDLEILASQWLQPW, encoded by the coding sequence ATGAGAACCCTGAAAGTACTTCTTGCCCTTATTGTGATCGCAGTTACTGCACCGTCATACGCCGCGGACCCGTTCCAGGCGACAGATGACATCTTTATTACAACCCCCAACACAGCCAAAACATGCTACGTCCTCCTCAACGAGGCACAGGCCTTCCCGGACACGACGGTAACACTCGTATCCTTCGATTCGACATCCAGCCAGGGAGGCTCCGTCACAGGCAACGGCGACGGAACCGTAACCTACACACCGCCCACCTCATTCGCAGGCAGGGACAGCTTCACCTACACCTCGACCGACGGACTGACAAACAGCACCGCAACCGTAACCATCAACGTCAACCAGACCTTCAACGGCGATACCGCTCGCAACCAGATCCTCAACGGCGTAACCTCACTCGCCAATCCCAGCGGCCCTGGCTACATGGTCTCCTACGGCCAGACCGCATATTCCATATCGCATTACAACACCGACCGCCGCAATCCTCAGATCGCTGCTTCCACCATCGGACAGGGACGCGTCATCGCCTTACCCGACCATCAGTGGCTCAACATGGACTCATACGGCAGTGATACCTCAACAGGAAACTTCTACCGCAATGGCCTTGAATGGCTCGCGGGTACCACAAATAAAAATATTAAGATCGTCGTCACCAGTTCCACCGGCGCCGCCACCTGGATCCAGCAGCAGGGCTACACAAACGTCGTCCAAAGCTCCGACTTCCAGAACCAGCTCTCAGATGCCGATGTACTCGTCGGCTGGCTCGGCTCCGGCATCTCCAACGCCAACTGCCAGGCAGTAATTGACTTCGTCGCCAACGGCGGCGGCCTTTTCATCTGCGACTACGGCATCGGCTACGACTGGTGGTGGGGCAAAGCAATCCCCGACGCACCAGGCAACCGCGTCTGCAGGCACGCAGGCATAGGCTTTAAAAACAGTTGGCCAGGCGGTTCACTCCCCATCAACCGCTCCTCGGGTCAAACCGACAGCGACGACGTAATAAACATCCTCGCCGGCTCAGGCTCATACACCACGACCGACCGCGACATCGCAGGCACCGTCCTTGACGGTATCTACAACACAGTCGCATCGGACGACGCACTCGTCGCAAGAATGGACTACGAATTCTACGAACGCATCCAGACCATCAACCCAAGCCCGAGCTCCCCCGTCTCCGACGAATTCGAAAAAGCACTGCTAAAACGCGAATGCCAGATACTCCTCGACACACCAGTCGAAGAGACCGTCGCACACAGAACCGCCCAAGCTTGCTACGGCACGATCCCCGCAGACGCGCAAAGAGTAACCAAAACACTTTCGTTCAGCGTAACCGAAGAAGGCCGTGACATCCGCGGCAATGACAGCGGCATCTGGCTCAGCACGGGCCTCTACGCAGTACCAGGTGAGATTGTCACGGTATCCACCAGCGATCCGATCACAAACCTCGGTATGGGCATCAAGATCAACGGCGACTGGAACAATGTCAGCGACCGCGGCTCCTATCTCCGAATGCCTTTCGGCACCAGCCGCGACTACGCACTGAACCAGTCAAGCATTCTCACCGCCAACCCCTTCGGCGGCATCATCTACATCACGATCCCAAGAAACACAGTACCAGGCGACTTCGACATAACTATCGAAAATGCGATCGAAGCACCTTACTTCATTCAGGGCGTCCACACCAACGAAGACTGGCTCAACGAGATCCGCAACAAGCCTGCTCCGTTCGCCGAGCTGGTTTCCGACAACATGATCATCTCGCTCTCAAAAGACAAAGTAACAAACCTCGAGGACCCCGAGGCCCTCATGGAGTTCTGGGAACAGGGTCTTACCGCACAGGATGACCTCGCGGGCCTTACAGGCAACAGAACCCGCCAAACCCGAATGTACAGCATGATCCAGACCGCATGGGGCAGCGGCTACGCAGGTTATCCCATCGGTGCATGGAACTGGGATTTCGCAAACCTGCAATCGCTCGAACAGGGCTATTGCTGGGGCCAGTACCACGAAACGGGCCACCTCCACCAGAGCGGCTACTGGACCGACGGTCGTACAGGCGAAGTCACAGTTAACATCTTCTCCATGGTTGGCATCGAAGCAGCGTGCGATTCAGGTCAGGCTGGCACCGGCTGGAGCCGCATGTGGGACACCGACTCCCGTGTTGACGAATACCGCAACGCAAGACTCGCCGGCGGCTTCGACGAAGTAGGCGTTGGAACCAGACTCGTAATGTACGCACAACTGAGATTCGCATTCGGCTGGGATGCTTTCAAACAGACCTTCCAGACTTACCACGACGACCAACAGAATGCATCCTGGAAGCTGCCCACCAATGACCAGGAAGAATGGGACCAGTTCATGACACGATTCTCGCGAGTCGTAGGTTTCGACCTCTCGCCCTTCTTCATTAACTGGGACTTCGGCGTTTCACAGACAGCCATAAACTCCCTCAGCGATCTGCCCGCATGGAACATGGTCGAAACAAAACCTGACTCAGCAACCGTCACTCAAGGCAAATCCGTTGTCCTCCCCGACGTCGCTGCAAACGACTACAGCTTCGACGGAACTCTCAACGTGACCGGCTACGAGGACCCTGCAAACGGAACCGTAACCGACAACGGCGACGGCACGTTCACATACACCCCCGACCCCGGCTTCGAAGGCCAGGAAACGCTCACCTACATCATCGAGAACGGCTACAACAACCAGTTCCGCGAAAGTGTACAAATCACCGTCAACACAGTCGAAAGCGCACTCCTGGGCCACTGGCCCCTCGACGCTAACGGCTGGGACTACAGTCAGTACGGCAACGATGCAACATTGAACGGCACATACTACGTCGGCGGCCTGCTCAAGTACTCCATCAAATGCGACGGCTACAATGACTACCTCGACGTAGGAACCGGCCCATCCATCTCAGGCTACAATGACTTCACAGTCTCTGCATGGATAAAGACCCGCGCACTGCAGGACCAGGTCATCGTCCAGCAGCGCGACAGCGGCTACAACGGACAGTACGTCTGTAAGGTTGAATCGAACGGCACCCTCACCTTCTACGTCTATGGCGACTACGGCTATCAGTTCGACTTCTATTCTGCAGAGCGTGTAAACGACTACAGTTGGCATCACGTCGCATTCGTACGCGAAGGAGAGAACGGCTACATCTACACTGACGGCGTTCTCACAGCCTCAGCATCAGGCTCCATCAAGCCGCTCGACTCTAACATCGGAACCTACATCGGAGCCGACGTTAGGGACGGCGTAGATTACTTCAACGGCAATATCGACGACGTCGCCATCTGGGAAATGGCTCTCGGCGAAACCGACATACAGAACATTTACGAAAAAGGTATGGCCGGAAAAACCTTCCGCTATCAAACCAGCGGCGAACAAGGCTTCAAGGACCTCGCAATATTCTCAGCCAACTGGCTCGACACCAACTGTCGTTACTGCAACGGTGCGAACCTCGACTGGGACAGCGACGTCGATTTCGACGACCTGGAGATACTCGCTTCCCAGTGGCTCCAGCCTTGGTAA
- a CDS encoding sialate O-acetylesterase encodes MRTKLIAALTVLILSATSLAEVKLPALFSSDMVLQQKTENPIWGWAEPGEKVTVKPSWAWFAKSTKADDNGKWMVKIKTPKAGGPHTITIKGVNEITLDNILTGELWLCGGQSNMEWPLTRAMNAQAEIAAADYPNIRLFDVARAASPTPKENVTGSWSPCTPKSVASFSGVGYFFGRKLHKDLDVPVGLISSNWGGTAAQAWTSIDTLKEIPDFADAAKNLDPAAQKRQIKQKIDDWNAAIGKIDKGTKDNWQKPLTDISDWKSMSLPQKWSTTELSDLDGIVWFRRTFNLPPSWANKDMTLSLGPIDDIDTTYINGQKIATTTKWSTPRKYTVPASILKTGKNSIAVRVIDTQREGGFSGTPQQMSIKPQDTANKNAATLAGEWKYKIGTKNAKVPQYPQPVSAINRHTPSALYNGMIAPLVPLRIAGVIWYQGEANTGNPIQYRTLFPAMIEDWREQFDQPDFPFYYVQIAPYNYGPSRHAAALREAQLMTLDKTENTGMVVTMDIGNPQNIHPKNKQEVGRRLALWALAETYDQKDITPSGPLYKAYKIENSKIRVMFDYADSGLQANGPLKHFEIAGKDKNFHPANARIEDGTILVYSEKIDNPIAVRYGWSNTAETNLFNNEGLPASSFRTDDWPLN; translated from the coding sequence ATGCGTACAAAACTGATCGCCGCTCTCACTGTCCTCATACTTTCCGCCACCTCACTCGCCGAAGTAAAGCTCCCGGCCCTCTTCAGTAGTGACATGGTTCTCCAGCAAAAAACCGAGAACCCCATCTGGGGATGGGCCGAGCCCGGCGAGAAGGTTACCGTAAAACCATCATGGGCATGGTTCGCCAAATCTACAAAAGCCGACGACAACGGCAAATGGATGGTAAAGATCAAAACACCAAAGGCAGGCGGACCCCACACCATCACCATCAAAGGTGTAAACGAAATAACACTCGACAACATATTGACCGGCGAACTCTGGCTCTGCGGAGGCCAGTCAAACATGGAATGGCCCCTCACCAGGGCAATGAACGCCCAGGCCGAAATAGCCGCCGCCGACTACCCCAACATCCGCCTCTTCGATGTGGCACGAGCAGCCTCGCCAACACCCAAAGAAAACGTCACCGGCTCATGGTCGCCGTGCACTCCAAAATCCGTAGCATCCTTCAGCGGTGTCGGCTACTTCTTCGGCCGCAAGCTCCACAAGGACCTCGATGTCCCCGTCGGCCTGATCAGCTCAAACTGGGGCGGCACTGCGGCCCAGGCCTGGACAAGCATTGACACGCTCAAAGAAATACCCGATTTTGCAGATGCTGCCAAAAACCTCGACCCCGCCGCCCAGAAGCGACAAATCAAGCAAAAGATAGATGACTGGAACGCAGCTATCGGTAAAATTGACAAGGGCACAAAAGACAACTGGCAGAAACCTCTAACAGACATTTCAGATTGGAAGTCAATGAGCCTCCCTCAAAAATGGAGTACTACAGAGCTTTCCGATTTGGATGGCATAGTATGGTTCCGCAGGACATTCAACCTCCCGCCCTCCTGGGCAAATAAAGACATGACCCTCTCACTCGGCCCCATTGACGACATCGACACCACCTACATCAACGGCCAAAAGATCGCCACCACAACCAAATGGTCAACCCCACGTAAATACACCGTACCCGCATCGATACTGAAAACAGGCAAAAACAGCATTGCCGTTCGTGTTATAGACACACAAAGAGAAGGCGGCTTCTCAGGCACACCCCAACAGATGTCCATCAAACCGCAGGACACCGCAAACAAGAACGCCGCAACACTTGCAGGCGAATGGAAATACAAGATCGGCACCAAAAATGCAAAAGTCCCCCAGTACCCGCAACCTGTCAGCGCCATCAACAGACACACACCCTCGGCCCTCTACAACGGCATGATCGCACCCCTCGTCCCCCTCAGAATAGCAGGCGTCATCTGGTACCAGGGCGAAGCAAACACAGGCAACCCCATACAATACCGAACCCTCTTCCCCGCAATGATCGAGGACTGGCGAGAACAGTTCGACCAACCCGATTTCCCCTTCTACTACGTGCAGATAGCACCCTACAATTACGGCCCAAGCCGCCACGCAGCCGCCTTGCGTGAGGCCCAACTGATGACCCTCGACAAGACCGAAAACACCGGCATGGTCGTCACCATGGACATCGGCAACCCGCAGAACATCCACCCGAAAAATAAACAGGAAGTCGGCCGACGTCTCGCACTCTGGGCACTCGCAGAAACCTACGATCAAAAAGACATCACACCCTCCGGCCCGCTCTATAAAGCATACAAAATTGAAAACAGCAAGATCCGCGTCATGTTCGACTACGCAGACTCAGGCCTCCAGGCCAACGGCCCGCTAAAGCACTTCGAGATCGCAGGCAAGGATAAAAACTTCCACCCCGCAAACGCACGCATCGAAGACGGCACCATCCTCGTCTACAGCGAAAAAATCGACAACCCCATCGCCGTCCGCTACGGCTGGTCCAACACAGCAGAAACCAATCTCTTCAACAACGAAGGCCTCCCCGCATCGTCATTCCGCACCGACGACTGGCCCCTGAACTGA
- a CDS encoding NUDIX hydrolase, protein MKFDWFHIAKRLKAISQAGKFFAKDEYELGRHEEIEEIAAKVLERHTDLDAEEIVRLLQKDMGYPTPKVDSRGVVFRDGKVLLVKEIEDGGWTLPGGWCDVGMTPSENVVREVWEESGFLVEAKRLLAVYDRDRQGHKPEYVFDIYKMFFLCEIVGGEARTSIETSDVRFFGRDEIPELSRGRTLEHQLEKFFDMYESGEWVTDFD, encoded by the coding sequence ATGAAATTTGACTGGTTTCACATTGCCAAGCGGCTGAAGGCGATATCGCAGGCGGGGAAGTTTTTCGCGAAGGACGAGTATGAGCTGGGACGGCATGAGGAGATCGAGGAGATAGCTGCGAAGGTGCTGGAGCGGCATACCGACCTGGATGCGGAGGAGATCGTGCGGCTGCTGCAGAAGGACATGGGGTATCCGACGCCGAAGGTTGATTCGCGGGGGGTGGTGTTTCGGGACGGGAAGGTGCTGCTGGTCAAGGAGATCGAGGACGGCGGGTGGACGCTGCCGGGCGGATGGTGCGATGTGGGGATGACGCCGAGCGAGAATGTGGTGCGCGAGGTGTGGGAAGAGAGCGGGTTTTTGGTGGAGGCGAAGCGGCTGCTGGCGGTTTATGATCGTGACAGGCAGGGGCATAAGCCGGAGTATGTTTTTGATATTTACAAGATGTTCTTTTTGTGTGAGATCGTGGGCGGGGAGGCGCGGACGAGTATCGAGACGAGCGATGTGAGGTTTTTCGGGCGGGACGAGATACCGGAGCTTTCGCGGGGACGGACGCTTGAGCATCAGTTGGAGAAGTTTTTCGATATGTATGAGAGCGGTGAGTGGGTGACGGATTTTGACTAG
- a CDS encoding NAD(P)/FAD-dependent oxidoreductase: MRSDVCVIGAGPAGMMAAIFAARRGLAVALVERNTTVGRKLLKTGRGRCNVTHAVGADEFARRCGKCGRFLKYSLWEFGADDMMAFLRERGVETRVDADGCVFPASDRANDVKRVLVGEAKDAGVRFLYGKRVEAVRKEGEVFRVEFAGDFVECRAVVVATGGKSWPGTGSTGDGYEIAQSLGHSVVEPKASVVPLVVEEEWVKGLRGVGVPEVRVSVRVKKKRISASGPLMFTGTGVGGPAVFDISVSVTDVLAAGEGPVELLVDFLPGRDHEQVRAMLVEEFGKHARKGLAAVLGWHVPKALAWELVMQLDMREGVKAGEVGKKKRAMLVRLLKETKMTAVATRPIAEATVTRGGVSLGEIDGRTMESKVCAGLYFAGEVMDADGPCGGYNLQIAWSTGVLAGECVLKDG, translated from the coding sequence ATGCGAAGTGATGTTTGTGTTATCGGTGCGGGTCCGGCGGGGATGATGGCTGCGATATTTGCTGCGCGGCGTGGGCTTGCGGTTGCGTTGGTCGAGCGGAACACGACGGTGGGTCGGAAGCTGCTGAAGACGGGGAGGGGCAGGTGCAATGTTACGCATGCGGTGGGGGCGGATGAGTTTGCGCGGCGGTGCGGTAAGTGCGGGCGGTTTTTGAAGTACTCGCTGTGGGAGTTCGGGGCGGATGATATGATGGCGTTTTTGCGGGAGCGAGGGGTTGAGACGCGTGTGGATGCGGATGGGTGTGTTTTTCCGGCGAGCGATCGGGCGAACGATGTGAAGAGGGTGCTGGTGGGGGAGGCGAAGGATGCGGGGGTGCGGTTTTTGTACGGCAAGCGGGTGGAGGCGGTACGGAAAGAGGGCGAGGTTTTTCGGGTGGAGTTTGCGGGGGATTTCGTGGAGTGTCGGGCGGTGGTAGTTGCGACTGGCGGGAAGAGCTGGCCGGGGACGGGATCGACGGGGGATGGTTACGAGATCGCGCAGTCGCTGGGGCATTCAGTGGTGGAGCCTAAAGCGTCGGTGGTGCCGTTGGTGGTTGAGGAGGAGTGGGTGAAGGGTCTGCGAGGCGTGGGGGTGCCGGAGGTTCGGGTTAGTGTGAGGGTCAAGAAGAAGCGGATAAGTGCGAGCGGGCCCTTGATGTTTACGGGGACGGGAGTTGGCGGGCCGGCGGTGTTCGATATAAGCGTATCAGTTACGGATGTGCTTGCGGCGGGTGAGGGGCCTGTGGAGCTTTTGGTTGACTTTTTGCCTGGGCGGGATCATGAGCAGGTGCGTGCGATGCTGGTGGAGGAGTTCGGTAAGCATGCGAGGAAGGGGCTTGCCGCGGTTTTGGGATGGCATGTGCCTAAGGCGCTTGCGTGGGAGCTGGTGATGCAGTTGGATATGCGGGAAGGGGTTAAGGCGGGCGAGGTCGGCAAGAAGAAGCGGGCGATGCTGGTGCGGCTGTTGAAGGAAACGAAGATGACGGCTGTGGCGACGAGGCCTATCGCGGAGGCGACGGTTACGCGGGGCGGGGTATCGCTTGGTGAGATCGACGGTCGAACGATGGAGTCGAAGGTTTGTGCGGGGCTGTATTTCGCGGGTGAGGTTATGGATGCGGACGGGCCTTGCGGGGGGTACAATCTGCAGATCGCGTGGTCGACGGGGGTGCTGGCGGGGGAATGTGTTTTGAAGGATGGTTGA
- the nadB gene encoding L-aspartate oxidase: MTAKQVENRRYLVPIDTSKTQQLFADVLVIGSGIAGLRAAIEAGQTGCNVMLVCKKELEESNTWKAQGGIAAVLGSDDSVEEHVQDTIAAGGGMCDEAIVREVVEKGPGLVRELLEWGTEFDMSDGKIDITMEGGHTRARVAHAHGDSTGRGIIEALGRKVRGMDNIKVIENFFAVDLITTDGNVCVGAIGYAEGVGQEVIWARNTILASGGAGKLYRETTNPPIATGDGLAMAWRAGAVLRDMEFMQFHPTTLYIAGASRALITEVLRGEGGILRDREGVAFMSEYDERAELAPRDVVSRAILDRMLKTDATHVYLDIRHFDKEHFSKRFPLISELCESFDIDVSTQMIPVRPSAHYMIGGVKVDGKARTNVENLYACGEVASTGLHGANRLGSNSLLEALVFGQVAGEEAAKGENGEARLTFRKYKYDVPVSDRSRLDADDVRNSLRALMWRNVGITRTQRPLEEAQEIITFWQRYVMDKVFDKPFEWEVQNMLTVSLLMAGAATKRCESRGVHFRKDYPEADGKEYEQHFEMVKQ, translated from the coding sequence ATGACAGCTAAGCAGGTTGAGAACAGGCGTTATCTTGTACCGATCGATACTTCGAAGACGCAGCAGCTTTTTGCGGATGTGCTGGTTATCGGCAGCGGTATTGCGGGTCTGCGCGCTGCGATAGAGGCGGGGCAGACGGGCTGTAATGTGATGCTGGTATGCAAGAAGGAGCTTGAGGAGAGCAATACGTGGAAGGCGCAGGGGGGGATCGCGGCGGTGCTTGGGTCTGATGACAGTGTGGAGGAGCATGTGCAGGATACGATCGCGGCGGGAGGCGGGATGTGTGATGAGGCGATCGTTCGGGAGGTGGTGGAGAAGGGGCCGGGGCTTGTGCGTGAGCTGCTGGAGTGGGGGACGGAATTTGACATGAGCGACGGTAAGATCGATATCACGATGGAGGGTGGACATACGCGGGCGCGGGTGGCTCATGCTCATGGCGACTCGACGGGGCGGGGGATAATCGAGGCGCTGGGGCGGAAGGTGCGGGGGATGGATAATATTAAGGTAATTGAGAACTTTTTCGCGGTCGATCTGATCACGACCGACGGGAACGTGTGTGTGGGGGCGATCGGGTATGCGGAAGGCGTGGGGCAGGAGGTTATCTGGGCGCGGAATACGATACTGGCCAGCGGGGGTGCGGGCAAGCTGTATAGGGAGACGACGAATCCGCCGATAGCGACGGGTGACGGGTTAGCGATGGCGTGGCGCGCGGGGGCGGTGCTGCGGGATATGGAATTTATGCAGTTTCATCCGACGACGCTTTATATTGCGGGTGCTTCGCGTGCGCTGATCACGGAGGTGCTGCGAGGTGAAGGGGGGATACTGCGGGATCGGGAGGGGGTTGCGTTCATGAGCGAGTATGATGAGCGTGCGGAGCTTGCGCCGCGGGACGTGGTTAGCAGGGCGATACTGGATCGTATGCTGAAGACGGATGCGACGCATGTTTATCTGGATATACGGCACTTTGACAAGGAGCATTTTTCGAAACGGTTCCCGCTGATCAGCGAGCTTTGCGAGAGCTTTGATATCGATGTGAGTACGCAGATGATACCGGTTCGGCCGAGTGCGCACTACATGATAGGCGGGGTGAAGGTGGACGGCAAGGCGCGGACGAATGTAGAGAATCTGTATGCGTGCGGGGAGGTCGCTTCGACGGGGCTGCATGGTGCGAATCGGCTGGGGAGCAATTCGCTGCTGGAGGCGCTGGTGTTTGGGCAGGTTGCTGGTGAGGAGGCTGCGAAGGGTGAGAACGGCGAGGCGAGGCTGACGTTTCGCAAGTACAAGTATGATGTGCCGGTGTCGGATCGCAGTCGATTGGACGCGGACGATGTGCGAAACTCGCTGCGGGCGCTGATGTGGAGGAACGTGGGGATCACGCGGACGCAGCGGCCTTTGGAGGAAGCGCAGGAGATCATTACGTTCTGGCAGCGTTATGTGATGGACAAGGTGTTCGACAAGCCGTTCGAGTGGGAGGTGCAGAATATGCTGACGGTTTCGCTGCTGATGGCGGGGGCGGCTACGAAGCGGTGTGAGAGCAGGGGCGTGCATTTTCGGAAGGACTATCCGGAGGCGGACGGGAAGGAGTATGAGCAGCATTTCGAGATGGTGAAGCAGTAG